Genomic segment of Sphingobium sp. Z007:
ATACGGACCACGTTCTACCATTTGCGAGGAGCAGCCACATCTCCGACTCGGTGACGAGCCCCAATCACCCCATCTGATTCATAATTATCCTTCGTGATTTCATATCCTTGCGATGCGCCGTGCGAAGAGCTGGATTGAGGCAATGAACAGCCATGCGGTTGCAGAAGCGATGGTTTGCTCGAAGTCCTTGGCGAGGCGGCGGTTTCGATTGAGCCAAGCCAGTGTGCGTTCTACGACCCAACGGCGCGGGAGAACCACGAAGCCTTTTGCGGCATCGGATCGCTTGATGATTTCGATGGTCCATTTTCCGATCCGGCGCAGCGCGTCCTTGAGCTTGTCACCGGCATAGCCGCCATCGGCGAAGACGTGCCGCAGCCACGGGAAGCGCTTGATGATCTCAGCCAGCACCAGCGGAGCGCCATCACGATCCTGGATGTCGGCGGTGTGGACAACGGCATGGACGAGATTGCCGTCGGTGTCGGTCAGGATGTGGCGTTTGCGGCCCTTGGTCTTCTTGCCCGCGTCATAACCCCGTGGCCCGCCACTTTCCGTGGTTTTGACGCTCTGGCTGTCGATCACCCCGGCGCTGGGCGAGGCCTCGCGGCCTGCCGCTTCGCGCCCGATCAACAGAAGGGCATGGTTCAATGACAACCACAGCCTGTTGTCCCGCCAAAGGTAGA
This window contains:
- a CDS encoding IS5 family transposase, coding for MWTDTTRAQYARADLALPSDLTDDEWALLEPFFPPASFVGRPRKWPLRRIVEAILYLLRGGLPWRMLPPCFPPVSTVRRWFYLWRDNRLWLSLNHALLLIGREAAGREASPSAGVIDSQSVKTTESGGPRGYDAGKKTKGRKRHILTDTDGNLVHAVVHTADIQDRDGAPLVLAEIIKRFPWLRHVFADGGYAGDKLKDALRRIGKWTIEIIKRSDAAKGFVVLPRRWVVERTLAWLNRNRRLAKDFEQTIASATAWLFIASIQLFARRIARI